From a single Clostridia bacterium genomic region:
- a CDS encoding ribonuclease J has product MVAKKSKLKIIPLGGLEEIGKNLTVFEYKEDIIVLDCGVAFPDEEMFGIDLVIPDMTYLYKNRDRVRAMVLTHGHEDHIGGIPYFLKEINVPIYGTALTLGILSKKLKEHGLLKQAKLMTVHPGDTVRIGEFKAEFIRVNHSIADAVAIALHTPAGVVVHTGDFKIDSTPIDGDIIDLARFGELGRRGVLALLSESTNVERGGYSMSEQKVGETFEEYFNGCTKRIIVATFASNVHRVQQIIDCAIRYGRKVAVSGRSMESVVSAAVELGYIKNTKGTLIDLNEINKFPPERLVIITTGSQGEPLSALTRMANCDHKSVEITRGDLVIISASPIPGNEKYVARVIDELFKRGAEVIYKALADVHVSGHACQEELKIMLSMVKPKYFIPVHGEYRHLMQHAQLAQKIGVEEDNTFILKLGQVLEMDDRNAKVTTTVPAGKVFVDGLGVGDVGNIVIRDRKHLSEDGLIVVVVCIDSATKEIVSGPDVISRGFVYVREAEPLMENIKDIAYDAIEECNARKNNDWTALKNAIKNKLSQYLYEETKRSPMILPVIMDI; this is encoded by the coding sequence ATTGTGGCAAAAAAAAGTAAATTAAAAATTATTCCGCTGGGTGGTTTGGAGGAGATCGGAAAGAACCTCACAGTGTTCGAATACAAGGAGGACATTATCGTCTTGGATTGCGGTGTTGCATTCCCGGACGAAGAAATGTTCGGTATTGACCTTGTTATCCCGGACATGACCTATCTGTACAAAAACAGAGACCGCGTACGCGCAATGGTCTTAACCCACGGTCATGAAGACCACATTGGCGGTATTCCTTATTTCTTAAAGGAAATCAATGTTCCGATTTACGGTACGGCTCTGACACTTGGAATTTTATCAAAAAAATTAAAGGAACATGGCCTTTTGAAGCAGGCAAAACTGATGACAGTACATCCCGGTGACACGGTTCGGATTGGTGAATTCAAGGCTGAATTCATTCGTGTCAACCATTCCATCGCGGACGCAGTTGCCATTGCTTTACACACACCGGCAGGGGTTGTTGTACACACCGGTGACTTTAAAATCGACTCTACCCCTATTGACGGAGATATCATCGACCTTGCACGCTTCGGTGAGCTTGGAAGACGCGGTGTTTTAGCACTTTTATCCGAAAGCACAAACGTTGAACGCGGTGGGTATTCCATGTCGGAACAAAAGGTTGGCGAAACCTTTGAAGAGTATTTTAACGGCTGTACAAAACGAATCATTGTGGCAACCTTTGCTTCGAATGTACACAGAGTGCAACAGATTATTGACTGTGCAATCCGGTACGGCAGAAAGGTTGCAGTTTCCGGCAGAAGCATGGAAAGTGTTGTATCTGCAGCCGTAGAGCTTGGATACATCAAAAATACCAAAGGCACTTTGATTGATTTAAACGAAATCAACAAATTCCCGCCTGAAAGACTGGTTATCATTACCACGGGCAGTCAGGGCGAACCGCTTTCTGCACTCACCCGTATGGCAAACTGTGACCACAAGAGTGTGGAAATCACTCGCGGTGACCTGGTTATCATTTCCGCAAGCCCCATTCCCGGTAACGAAAAATATGTAGCGCGTGTAATTGACGAACTCTTTAAGCGCGGTGCCGAGGTTATTTATAAAGCTTTAGCCGATGTGCACGTTTCGGGACACGCTTGTCAGGAAGAATTAAAAATCATGCTTTCTATGGTAAAGCCGAAGTATTTTATTCCGGTGCATGGTGAATACCGCCATCTGATGCAACATGCTCAGCTGGCACAGAAAATCGGTGTTGAGGAAGACAATACATTCATCTTAAAGCTCGGTCAGGTACTGGAAATGGACGACAGAAATGCAAAAGTTACCACCACCGTTCCTGCCGGCAAGGTGTTTGTGGACGGCTTAGGTGTCGGTGACGTCGGAAACATTGTTATCCGCGACCGTAAGCACCTTTCGGAGGACGGCCTGATTGTGGTTGTGGTATGTATTGATTCTGCAACCAAAGAAATTGTATCGGGACCCGATGTTATATCCCGAGGCTTTGTGTATGTGCGCGAAGCTGAACCCTTGATGGAAAATATTAAAGACATTGCATACGATGCTATCGAAGAATGCAATGCAAGAAAGAACAACGACTGGACAGCACTCAAAAATGCCATCAAGAACAAGCTCAGCCAATACCTCTACGAGGAAACCAAGCGAAGCCCCATGATTTTACCCGTAATAATGGATATTTAA
- a CDS encoding leucine-rich repeat domain-containing protein: protein MKKIQKMILFMFVCAFLIVIPIVSNAETSGTCGENVTWVLDDSGTLTISGAGDIAFSDSTQTPWYDNRDSIKSVVVEEGITTIGKASFFDCNNLESVNIPSSVMSIGNQAFQFCTSLKNVTIPNNISKIGDRAFCYCKSLEDITFPDGVTSIGAYAFQYCSALKNITFPDSITTIGDHAFAGCTALENVYIANLSSWCRIDFNMNSNPLSYAKNLYLDNVLLTDLVIPSEITSVAGSAFYGYTSLESITLSDGVSFIGDYAFFGCSGVKSVELGKGLSYIGSHAFMNCNSLETVTIPNGVTTLGHKTFRGCGNLKKVKLPDYLTFIGEEAFCECNNLVDITIPKNVATIENFAFYDCHNLTEIILPANVTKIRSGAFLKCDGLKAVFFLGTKEKWQSFGLSVPKTTTVYGVKAPRCPFICCFRQCASDETNKGFRIEEY from the coding sequence ATGAAAAAAATCCAAAAGATGATTCTTTTTATGTTTGTATGTGCTTTTCTGATAGTGATTCCGATTGTATCGAATGCAGAAACATCCGGTACATGCGGTGAAAATGTTACATGGGTATTGGATGATTCCGGTACACTTACTATCAGTGGTGCAGGCGATATAGCTTTTTCTGATTCTACACAGACTCCTTGGTATGACAACAGAGATAGCATAAAAAGTGTTGTTGTGGAAGAAGGCATAACTACAATTGGGAAGGCTTCTTTTTTTGATTGTAATAATCTTGAAAGTGTTAACATTCCGAGCAGCGTAATGTCAATAGGAAACCAGGCGTTTCAATTTTGCACAAGCCTCAAAAATGTTACTATTCCCAACAATATATCTAAAATAGGAGACCGTGCATTCTGTTATTGTAAAAGCTTAGAAGATATAACGTTTCCGGATGGTGTAACGAGCATAGGTGCATATGCATTTCAATATTGTAGTGCACTTAAAAATATAACGTTTCCGGACAGTATCACCACGATAGGGGATCACGCATTTGCCGGATGTACCGCTTTGGAAAATGTATACATTGCAAACCTTTCGTCGTGGTGCAGGATTGATTTTAACATGAATTCGAATCCGTTGAGTTACGCGAAGAATTTGTATTTGGATAATGTCCTGTTGACTGATTTGGTTATCCCGAGCGAAATAACCTCCGTTGCCGGGAGTGCATTTTATGGTTACACTTCTCTTGAAAGCATTACTCTTTCGGATGGTGTTTCTTTTATTGGTGATTATGCTTTTTTTGGATGTAGCGGTGTTAAAAGTGTTGAGTTAGGTAAAGGGTTGAGCTATATCGGCAGTCATGCATTCATGAATTGTAATAGTCTTGAAACGGTTACAATTCCTAACGGGGTAACGACTTTAGGGCACAAAACGTTTAGAGGGTGCGGAAATCTTAAAAAGGTTAAACTACCGGATTACCTTACATTTATTGGCGAAGAAGCATTTTGTGAGTGTAATAATCTTGTGGATATTACAATTCCTAAAAATGTTGCAACCATAGAAAACTTTGCATTCTATGACTGTCACAATCTTACAGAGATTATTTTGCCTGCAAACGTTACAAAAATTCGATCGGGAGCCTTTTTGAAATGCGACGGTTTAAAAGCAGTTTTTTTTCTTGGCACAAAAGAAAAATGGCAAAGCTTTGGGCTTTCCGTGCCGAAAACAACCACAGTCTATGGGGTTAAAGCTCCCAGATGTCCATTTATATGTTGCTTCAGACAGTGCGCTTCGGATGAAACGAATAAGGGATTCAGAATTGAAGAATATTAA